Proteins found in one Acidobacteriota bacterium genomic segment:
- a CDS encoding 4Fe-4S dicluster domain-containing protein, translated as MTATGFFTDATVCIGCKACEVACKEWNDVPDDGFSWSGFSYDNTVELGHSTWRHVKFVEGEPEPGPGGAAPEAATWQFLSDVCKHCEVAGCLEACPTGAIVRTEFEGVYIQPDICNGCGYCVVTCPFGVVDRRPDDGRAFKCTFCYDRQKEGLTPACAKACPTESIAFGPLEQMQAKAEERLLALRNQGVVDAEIYDAKGTSVGETHAIFLMRGSARDFNLPANPVAPTQFLAKGWGAAAVAAGLIVGSIAVAFRD; from the coding sequence GTGACGGCGACCGGATTCTTCACCGATGCGACCGTCTGCATCGGATGCAAGGCATGTGAAGTCGCGTGCAAGGAGTGGAACGACGTCCCGGACGACGGATTCTCCTGGAGCGGCTTTTCGTACGACAACACGGTCGAGCTCGGCCATTCGACATGGCGACACGTGAAATTCGTCGAGGGGGAGCCGGAGCCCGGTCCCGGTGGCGCCGCACCGGAAGCTGCAACCTGGCAGTTCCTCTCCGACGTCTGCAAGCACTGCGAAGTCGCCGGCTGCCTCGAGGCCTGCCCGACCGGTGCGATCGTCCGCACCGAGTTCGAAGGCGTCTACATCCAGCCCGACATCTGCAACGGCTGCGGGTACTGCGTCGTCACCTGTCCTTTCGGCGTCGTCGACCGCCGACCGGACGACGGCCGGGCGTTCAAGTGCACGTTCTGCTACGACCGTCAGAAGGAAGGGCTGACACCGGCGTGCGCGAAGGCGTGTCCCACCGAGTCGATCGCGTTCGGACCGCTCGAACAGATGCAGGCCAAAGCCGAGGAGCGGCTCCTCGCGCTCAGGAATCAGGGAGTCGTCGACGCGGAGATCTACGACGCGAAGGGAACCAGCGTGGGCGAAACCCATGCGATCTTCCTGATGCGGGGGAGCGCGAGGGATTTCAACCTTCCCGCAAACCCGGTCGCTCCGACACAGTTCCTCGCGAAGGGTTGGGGCGCCGCCGCAGTCGCCGCCGGCCTGATCGTCGGGAGCATCGCCGTCGCCTTCCGCGACTGA
- a CDS encoding ribbon-helix-helix domain-containing protein, whose product MKRITMSLPEDLAKMVEYEAEARRTSVSEVIRDAIIAVLSPSVRRVSWAGICDDGELPRAADIDEELEREWPDVIDRDR is encoded by the coding sequence ATGAAGCGCATAACGATGAGCCTTCCGGAGGACCTGGCAAAGATGGTCGAGTACGAGGCCGAGGCGAGGCGTACCAGTGTCTCGGAGGTGATTCGGGACGCCATCATCGCCGTCCTTTCGCCCTCCGTCAGACGCGTTTCCTGGGCGGGCATCTGTGATGACGGCGAGCTCCCCCGCGCGGCCGACATCGACGAAGAGCTCGAGCGAGAGTGGCCGGATGTCATTGATCGCGATCGTTGA
- a CDS encoding PIN domain-containing protein, with translation MSLIAIVDSGPLLAVANSADPDHEGCLALLEDTRHHLVIPAFCVAEVSFILGRRHGPAVEAMFLRGLQDFDVRGPSREEWPRISELVSTYADFPLGGTDASVVSLAETVETELIITLDKRHFSAVRPRHCSAFTLAP, from the coding sequence ATGTCATTGATCGCGATCGTTGACAGCGGTCCGCTTCTGGCGGTCGCGAACTCCGCCGACCCCGACCATGAAGGCTGTCTGGCCCTCCTCGAGGACACCCGCCATCATCTCGTCATCCCCGCCTTCTGCGTCGCCGAGGTGAGTTTCATTCTCGGGAGGCGCCATGGTCCCGCGGTCGAGGCGATGTTTCTGCGAGGGCTGCAGGACTTCGATGTTCGTGGACCGTCGCGGGAGGAGTGGCCCAGAATCTCGGAGCTCGTGTCAACGTACGCCGATTTTCCGCTCGGCGGAACCGACGCGTCGGTGGTGAGTCTCGCCGAGACCGTCGAGACCGAACTGATCATCACACTGGACAAGCGTCATTTCTCCGCCGTGCGGCCGCGGCACTGCTCCGCCTTCACACTCGCACCCTGA
- a CDS encoding magnesium transporter, whose amino-acid sequence MTQIEPNAEPNADEKDATGEIRDRIVKLSSEEAAELLDETHPHLSVEVLQQINPAIAFDILEEMDVDARQAILEAAPPLQQNQWSRNENYEEDTVGRLMEPPLTVLLPHQTISDAIDAVKDLARTTLVTYLYVVDEGGRLLGLVTMRDLLLADDDAILRDVMAAEPFTLSPRMELPEAMKLVVSRHFPIYPVVEEGNILVGLVRGRVLFEEQAFEISAQPGRMVGVDKEERLSTPWPRSLKFRHPWLQLNLFTAFIAAAVVGIFQGTIDEIVILAAFLPVLAGQSGNTGCQALAVALRGLTLGELDSGKERALVAKEGLLGLFNGAMVGVTAAIGMYLAARAQGAAEPLTLSFIVFAAMIGSCVVSGIAGATIPLILRKLGADPATASSIFLTTATDVVSMGLFLGLATLLLI is encoded by the coding sequence ATGACTCAGATCGAGCCGAACGCCGAGCCGAATGCCGACGAGAAGGATGCCACGGGAGAGATCCGCGACCGGATCGTGAAACTCAGCAGCGAAGAGGCGGCAGAGCTGCTCGACGAGACCCATCCGCATCTTTCCGTCGAGGTGCTGCAGCAGATCAATCCAGCCATTGCATTCGACATTCTCGAAGAGATGGACGTCGATGCGCGGCAGGCCATCCTCGAAGCGGCGCCGCCGCTTCAGCAGAACCAATGGAGCCGGAACGAGAACTACGAGGAGGACACCGTCGGGCGGCTGATGGAACCACCGCTCACGGTTCTCCTTCCTCACCAGACGATCAGCGACGCGATCGACGCCGTAAAGGATCTCGCGCGGACGACGCTCGTGACGTATCTCTACGTGGTCGACGAGGGGGGACGATTACTCGGACTGGTCACGATGCGGGATCTTCTGCTCGCCGACGATGATGCGATTCTTCGCGATGTGATGGCCGCCGAGCCGTTCACCCTCAGTCCTCGTATGGAACTGCCCGAGGCGATGAAGCTCGTGGTCAGCCGCCATTTTCCGATCTATCCCGTCGTCGAGGAAGGAAACATCCTCGTTGGCCTGGTCCGGGGGCGTGTTCTTTTCGAGGAACAGGCTTTCGAGATCAGCGCCCAGCCGGGCCGGATGGTCGGCGTCGACAAAGAGGAGCGGCTATCGACCCCCTGGCCGCGAAGCCTCAAGTTTCGGCATCCCTGGCTCCAGCTCAATCTCTTCACCGCGTTCATCGCCGCGGCCGTGGTCGGCATCTTTCAGGGGACCATCGACGAAATCGTGATTCTCGCCGCCTTCCTTCCGGTGCTCGCCGGGCAATCCGGGAACACGGGCTGCCAGGCCCTCGCGGTTGCACTCCGAGGACTGACCCTCGGTGAGCTCGACAGCGGGAAGGAGCGTGCGCTGGTCGCGAAGGAGGGTCTGCTGGGGCTCTTCAACGGCGCGATGGTGGGGGTGACCGCAGCGATCGGAATGTACCTGGCCGCCCGCGCGCAGGGGGCCGCGGAGCCGCTGACGCTCTCGTTCATCGTCTTCGCGGCGATGATCGGAAGCTGCGTGGTCAGCGGAATCGCGGGAGCGACGATCCCTCTGATTCTTCGAAAGCTCGGTGCAGATCCGGCGACCGCTTCTTCGATCTTTCTGACCACGGCGACCGACGTCGTCAGCATGGGATTGTTTCTCGGCCTCGCGACGCTCCTTCTGATCTGA
- a CDS encoding transcriptional repressor yields the protein MTSIQSEVDRFRDFLEEHGQKLTAEREALVREIFATHYHFEADELLFRLKQKNVKISRATIYRALDLLVKSGMVRRVHLGEDHFHYERVTRDEEHHDHLICTTCGAVVEFHDADLEARRKLICENHDFEPTFHNLQILGVCKRCRRKGEQPEAPDRVQMIELRKNSLRQ from the coding sequence ATGACGTCAATCCAGTCCGAAGTCGATCGCTTTCGCGATTTTCTCGAAGAGCACGGCCAGAAGCTGACCGCGGAACGGGAAGCGCTCGTTCGCGAGATCTTCGCCACGCATTATCACTTCGAAGCCGATGAGCTCCTCTTCCGGCTGAAGCAGAAGAACGTCAAGATCTCGCGCGCCACGATCTACCGCGCGCTCGACCTCCTGGTCAAATCGGGAATGGTTCGGCGCGTTCACCTCGGTGAGGATCACTTCCATTACGAGCGCGTCACGCGTGACGAGGAGCATCACGACCATCTCATCTGCACGACCTGTGGGGCAGTCGTCGAGTTTCACGACGCCGATCTCGAGGCCCGCAGAAAGCTCATCTGCGAGAACCATGATTTCGAGCCGACTTTTCACAATCTCCAGATTCTCGGCGTCTGCAAAAGATGCAGACGAAAAGGGGAGCAACCGGAAGCTCCCGACCGCGTGCAGATGATCGAACTGCGGAAGAACTCGCTTCGCCAGTGA
- a CDS encoding alpha/beta fold hydrolase codes for MSTFERIELAPWTIREYRTGAGPPLVLLHGLSGSFGWWKKNIDALAERFTVFGVDLVGFGAERTLTDAPLPLPLDDAVTLVERWIATRIGEPVHLVGHSMGGAIAIHFAASFPASTRSLTLVSSAGLPVALRPGPHVRAMLRPPSTLLSFVPVLLRDLMRAGPTSVGLALSEVLRRDVSSILPTLDIPTLLIWGDRDPVIPLSYAERFRQLLPASSLEVLDGAGHVPMWDQPARFNEILLDFLVSLEGAPRSTRDSLGAAFTWGIRGCEGRICHRASSGSPDAVLIHGLGIRSGYFRRLARALWTRGIGAIAPDLPGYGHSRHADARTIDEIVLAIIRWADEVGLRNSIWLGHSTGAQIVEKVQRARPDLVRASFLVSPIWSREPHRQLSLPLQIALDGLREPYGLIAIAVRSYWESGLLRLVRSFFDYVGDASTVPESLPPDTRLVIGETDPLLDRECLKDLGVGTVEIDGAHGIVYSTPERLSGIVAGQPETGSGGGDPAAPSSSPVI; via the coding sequence TTGAGCACATTCGAACGGATCGAGCTCGCACCGTGGACGATTCGGGAGTATCGGACTGGCGCGGGACCGCCGCTGGTCCTCCTGCACGGATTGAGCGGGTCCTTCGGATGGTGGAAGAAGAACATCGACGCGCTGGCGGAGAGGTTCACCGTCTTCGGTGTGGACCTGGTCGGATTCGGCGCCGAACGGACGCTGACGGATGCTCCGCTTCCGCTCCCTCTCGACGACGCGGTGACTCTCGTCGAGCGCTGGATCGCGACGCGGATCGGTGAGCCGGTGCATCTGGTCGGTCACTCGATGGGAGGCGCGATCGCGATTCACTTCGCGGCGAGCTTTCCCGCCAGTACGCGGTCGCTCACGCTGGTATCCTCGGCCGGGCTCCCGGTCGCGCTTCGGCCTGGTCCCCACGTTCGGGCGATGCTTCGGCCTCCTTCGACGCTGCTCTCCTTCGTCCCCGTTCTGCTGCGCGATTTAATGAGAGCAGGGCCCACCTCGGTCGGGCTCGCGCTGTCGGAAGTGCTCCGGCGGGACGTCTCTTCGATCCTGCCGACGCTCGACATCCCGACGCTTCTGATCTGGGGAGATCGCGATCCGGTGATTCCTCTTTCCTACGCAGAGCGCTTTCGGCAGCTTCTTCCTGCCTCGAGTCTCGAGGTGCTCGATGGGGCCGGACACGTCCCGATGTGGGACCAGCCCGCTCGCTTCAACGAGATCCTGCTCGACTTCCTCGTCTCCCTGGAAGGCGCTCCCCGGTCCACGCGCGATTCGCTCGGCGCTGCGTTCACGTGGGGGATCCGCGGTTGCGAAGGACGCATCTGTCATCGAGCCAGCTCCGGCAGCCCCGATGCCGTCCTGATTCACGGGCTCGGGATTCGTTCGGGATACTTTCGACGGCTCGCGCGCGCCCTCTGGACGCGGGGGATCGGCGCGATTGCTCCCGATCTTCCAGGCTATGGGCACAGCAGGCACGCGGACGCCCGGACGATCGATGAGATCGTCCTCGCGATCATCCGGTGGGCGGACGAGGTCGGGCTTCGCAATTCCATCTGGCTCGGCCATTCGACCGGCGCACAGATCGTCGAGAAGGTTCAGCGCGCGCGGCCCGATCTCGTGCGCGCGTCGTTCCTGGTCTCTCCGATCTGGAGCCGCGAGCCCCATCGCCAGCTTTCCCTGCCACTTCAGATCGCGCTCGACGGTCTGCGAGAACCCTACGGTCTGATCGCGATCGCAGTCAGATCCTACTGGGAGTCCGGCCTGCTGCGGCTCGTCCGCAGCTTCTTCGATTACGTTGGCGATGCTTCAACCGTTCCGGAGAGTCTGCCTCCCGACACGCGGCTCGTGATCGGAGAGACCGATCCACTTCTCGATCGCGAGTGTCTGAAAGATCTGGGAGTCGGAACTGTCGAGATCGACGGAGCGCATGGCATCGTCTATTCGACTCCTGAACGCCTCTCCGGGATCGTGGCGGGTCAGCCGGAGACCGGTTCGGGTGGAGGCGACCCGGCCGCACCATCCTCGTCCCCGGTAATCTGA
- a CDS encoding mechanosensitive ion channel → MATERVTATWEEGLQQVRAVLDTPLMKDSQITLGKLLFVALLLLLLLLVSKILKSLLENRILGRSSMDVNTRTVIGTLFQYVFVVVGFMIILQSTGIDLTTLTVIAGAVGVGIGLGLQEVFNNFVSGLIILFERPIKIGDRIEVDEVNGSVVEIRARSTTVLTNDNVAIIIPNSKFMTENVTNWTFNDRRIRFGVPVGVSYDSKPREVEKALLEAAGKVDAILAEPKPKVWFREFGDSALIFELRAWTDEMVQNRGEFISQVNYAIHQSLMEHDIRIPFPQRDLHVKSGALRVIQITGDEDGAAGSPPPEPVSG, encoded by the coding sequence ATGGCTACGGAACGGGTGACGGCGACCTGGGAGGAAGGGTTGCAGCAGGTTCGCGCGGTCCTCGACACGCCGCTGATGAAGGATTCCCAGATCACCCTCGGAAAACTTCTCTTTGTCGCGCTTCTCCTTCTTCTTCTATTACTCGTCTCGAAGATTCTCAAATCCCTTCTCGAGAACCGGATTCTCGGGCGGAGCTCGATGGACGTGAACACGCGCACGGTCATCGGAACGCTTTTCCAGTACGTCTTCGTCGTCGTCGGGTTCATGATCATTCTGCAGAGCACGGGCATCGACCTGACGACTCTGACCGTGATTGCCGGAGCGGTCGGTGTCGGGATCGGCCTGGGGCTGCAGGAAGTCTTCAACAATTTCGTCAGCGGCCTGATCATCCTTTTCGAGAGGCCGATCAAGATCGGTGATCGCATCGAGGTAGACGAAGTCAATGGCAGCGTCGTCGAGATCCGGGCTCGATCGACCACTGTGCTGACCAACGACAACGTGGCGATCATCATCCCCAACTCGAAATTCATGACGGAAAACGTCACGAACTGGACCTTCAACGATCGACGAATCCGCTTCGGCGTTCCGGTAGGCGTCAGCTACGACAGCAAACCGCGTGAGGTCGAAAAGGCGCTTCTCGAAGCTGCGGGGAAAGTGGACGCGATCCTTGCCGAACCCAAGCCGAAAGTCTGGTTTCGCGAGTTCGGCGACAGCGCGCTCATCTTCGAGCTTCGTGCCTGGACCGACGAGATGGTTCAGAATCGAGGGGAGTTCATCAGCCAGGTGAACTACGCGATCCACCAGAGCCTGATGGAGCACGACATCCGCATCCCCTTCCCTCAGCGCGATCTTCACGTGAAGAGCGGAGCGCTGCGGGTGATTCAGATTACCGGGGACGAGGATGGTGCGGCCGGGTCGCCTCCACCCGAACCGGTCTCCGGCTGA
- a CDS encoding ankyrin repeat domain-containing protein has product MSSLFEDIRNGQIERVKAAISENPAILQQRDENGVGPFLTALYNRQTAIAEVILTWDPALDLYEAAAAGETERVAELIEADPESVSASAPDGWTALHLAAFFGHADVVRILLDAGAGIDMVSGAMGNTPLQAATANDQTEVVELLVSRGADVSWAMAEGGFTALHNAAARGNERIVQILLDNGADPSAEASDGRTPIDFARPRHPELAQMLSSRIAR; this is encoded by the coding sequence ATGAGCAGTCTCTTCGAGGACATCCGCAACGGTCAGATCGAGCGTGTGAAGGCCGCGATCTCGGAGAACCCCGCGATTCTTCAGCAGCGCGACGAAAACGGCGTCGGTCCATTCCTCACTGCGCTCTACAACCGTCAGACCGCGATTGCGGAGGTGATTCTGACGTGGGATCCGGCCCTCGATCTCTACGAAGCCGCCGCTGCGGGAGAGACGGAACGCGTTGCCGAGCTGATCGAAGCCGATCCGGAAAGCGTCAGCGCCAGCGCCCCCGACGGCTGGACCGCGCTCCACCTCGCCGCGTTCTTCGGGCACGCCGACGTCGTCAGAATTCTCCTCGACGCCGGCGCAGGGATCGACATGGTGTCAGGGGCGATGGGAAACACTCCGCTCCAGGCGGCGACGGCAAACGATCAGACCGAGGTCGTCGAGCTTCTCGTATCGCGCGGCGCTGACGTCTCCTGGGCCATGGCCGAGGGAGGATTCACCGCGCTCCACAACGCCGCGGCCCGCGGCAACGAACGAATCGTCCAGATCCTCCTCGACAACGGTGCGGATCCATCCGCCGAAGCCTCGGACGGGAGGACACCGATCGATTTCGCGCGTCCCCGGCATCCGGAGCTCGCGCAAATGCTCTCATCGAGGATCGCGCGGTAA
- a CDS encoding aminotransferase class V-fold PLP-dependent enzyme: MRAPMLEHWLLDPEIVFLNHGSFGAAPKVVLAEQTRLRERMEREPVIFFVRKLEEALDAVRERIARLVGASFESIALVPNATTAVNSVLSSIDFRPGDEILVTDQEYNACRNVIDRVAQRSGAVVKVVEIPFEGVTEDGIVDAILERVTDRSRLLLIDHIVSQTAIIFPVHRICREMSRRNVETLVDGAHAVGMVPLELDELGAAWYTSNCHKWLCAPKGSAFLHTREDRRSMTRPAIISHGANSPRTDRSRYLLEFDWTGTFDPTAWLATGAAIDFMEKLHPEGIAGVARENHELVLKGYDILCRALRIDPPVPREMFGSMAAVRLPDGSGDAPPTSLYGDPIQDELLEKFRIEVPVVAWPAPPSRLLRVSAQMYNDLSDYEALAAALTELLEKQV; encoded by the coding sequence ATGAGAGCGCCGATGCTCGAGCACTGGCTTCTCGATCCGGAGATCGTCTTTCTGAATCACGGATCATTCGGGGCGGCGCCAAAGGTCGTTCTCGCCGAGCAGACCCGTCTGCGGGAGCGGATGGAGCGTGAGCCGGTGATCTTCTTCGTGCGGAAGCTCGAAGAGGCGCTCGACGCCGTCCGGGAGAGAATCGCACGCCTTGTGGGCGCATCCTTCGAGTCGATCGCGCTGGTGCCGAATGCCACCACCGCCGTCAACTCGGTCCTGTCATCAATCGACTTCCGCCCGGGCGACGAGATCCTCGTGACCGATCAGGAGTACAATGCCTGCCGGAACGTGATCGACCGGGTCGCGCAACGATCGGGGGCCGTCGTGAAGGTCGTCGAGATCCCGTTCGAGGGGGTCACCGAGGATGGCATCGTCGACGCGATTCTCGAGAGGGTAACGGATCGTTCCCGGCTGCTTCTCATCGATCACATCGTCTCGCAGACGGCGATCATTTTCCCGGTGCACCGGATCTGCCGTGAGATGAGCCGACGGAACGTCGAGACCCTGGTCGATGGCGCCCACGCGGTCGGCATGGTCCCGCTGGAGCTCGACGAGCTCGGAGCCGCCTGGTACACGAGCAACTGTCATAAATGGCTTTGCGCACCGAAGGGCTCGGCTTTTCTTCACACCCGCGAAGATCGCAGGTCGATGACGCGGCCCGCGATCATCAGCCATGGCGCCAATTCTCCGAGAACCGATCGAAGCCGATATCTCCTCGAGTTCGACTGGACGGGAACGTTCGATCCGACGGCCTGGCTCGCGACCGGCGCAGCGATCGACTTCATGGAGAAGCTTCATCCGGAAGGAATCGCAGGCGTCGCCCGCGAGAATCACGAGCTCGTACTGAAGGGCTACGACATTCTCTGCCGCGCGCTCCGGATCGATCCGCCGGTGCCGCGGGAGATGTTCGGTTCGATGGCCGCCGTGCGACTCCCGGACGGATCGGGCGACGCGCCGCCGACGAGCTTGTACGGCGACCCGATCCAGGACGAGCTGCTCGAGAAGTTCCGGATTGAAGTGCCGGTCGTCGCCTGGCCGGCCCCGCCGAGCCGCCTGCTGCGCGTCTCGGCCCAGATGTACAACGATCTCTCCGACTACGAGGCGCTCGCGGCCGCGCTGACGGAATTGCTGGAGAAGCAGGTTTGA
- a CDS encoding alpha/beta hydrolase, translated as MIALLRVRFRDETTTGTMVRRVLTAIAGLVVVAAVLFGGATLLRKTSLFFPYAYPQGFWNMDQLVPVPEDVWFETDDGVRLHGWLFRARPEKGAIVWSHGNAGNLTFRADAAAELARAGLTTLVYDYRGFGRSDGTPSESALYLDSIAAYDTFAKLTDAPIAVYGESIGGAYAAWIAANRPVCAVILDSSFASLREAARAIYAPLRVDLLTWEGLRTAEWSRDSGSPVLVMHSRSDTILPFALGEQLQQRIGTSASLSVFEASGHGTLAWDEREKWMYEVTRFVEANCGADR; from the coding sequence ATGATCGCCCTTCTTCGCGTACGATTCAGGGATGAAACTACGACCGGAACGATGGTGAGAAGGGTGCTGACGGCCATCGCAGGGCTCGTCGTCGTCGCAGCTGTCCTCTTCGGAGGTGCGACGCTGCTTCGGAAGACCTCCCTCTTTTTTCCCTATGCCTACCCTCAGGGTTTCTGGAACATGGACCAGCTCGTTCCGGTGCCGGAGGACGTCTGGTTCGAGACCGACGACGGAGTCCGGCTCCACGGCTGGCTCTTCCGCGCCCGGCCGGAAAAGGGCGCGATCGTCTGGTCCCATGGAAACGCGGGCAACCTGACGTTTCGAGCGGATGCAGCGGCGGAGCTGGCGCGCGCGGGACTGACGACGCTGGTCTACGACTATCGAGGCTTCGGCCGGAGCGACGGAACCCCGTCGGAATCCGCTCTCTACCTCGACTCGATCGCCGCGTACGACACCTTTGCAAAGCTGACCGATGCCCCGATCGCGGTGTACGGAGAGTCGATCGGAGGCGCCTACGCTGCCTGGATCGCCGCGAACCGACCCGTCTGTGCCGTCATCCTCGACTCCTCCTTCGCGTCGCTGCGTGAGGCCGCTCGCGCGATCTACGCTCCGCTGCGAGTCGACCTGCTTACCTGGGAGGGTCTCCGGACCGCGGAGTGGTCCCGCGATTCCGGTTCTCCCGTTCTCGTCATGCACTCGAGAAGCGACACGATTCTCCCGTTCGCCCTGGGCGAGCAGCTCCAGCAGCGGATCGGAACGTCGGCTTCGCTGTCGGTTTTCGAGGCGTCCGGGCATGGGACGCTGGCGTGGGATGAACGGGAGAAGTGGATGTACGAGGTGACTCGGTTCGTCGAAGCGAACTGCGGCGCCGATCGGTGA
- the pruA gene encoding L-glutamate gamma-semialdehyde dehydrogenase has translation MNGIVNIPTPVNEPVREYAPGSAERASLEKKLEEMMSEKIEIPIIIGGEEIRNGNLDQTVCPFDHAHVLGDFHQAGAPEVEQAVEAAKRAWEEWSEMPWEARAAIFLKAADLLAGPWRDTINAATMLNQAKTVHQAEIDSACEMIDFFRFNAAYMEFIYRQQPQSSPGVWNYVEYRALEGFVFAVTPFNFSSIAGNLPTSAAMMGNVVLWKPASTAIYSGYWFYRMMEEAGLPPGVINFLPGHGPDVGDPALDHPDLAGVHFTGSTATFQSMWKRIGGNIARYRTYPRIVGETGGKDFVFAHPSADPVEVATALVRGAFEYQGQKCSAASRAYIPASLWDEARDSMTSQLDEISMGSPLDFSNFVSAVIDAKSFASIRDYIEHAKKEGADIIAGGGCDDSTGYFVEPTVVVTKDPKFKLMKEEIFGPVLTIYVYEDDEIDEALELCDTTSPYGLTGAIFARDRYAIVEMMRTLRHTAGNFYINDKPTGAVVGQQPFGGSRASGTNDKAGSYLNLLRWTSQRSIKETFVPARHFSYPFLGK, from the coding sequence ATGAACGGTATCGTCAACATTCCTACTCCGGTCAACGAGCCGGTGCGAGAGTATGCGCCCGGCTCGGCGGAACGCGCGTCGCTCGAGAAAAAACTCGAGGAGATGATGTCCGAAAAGATCGAGATTCCAATCATCATCGGAGGAGAAGAGATCCGGAACGGCAATCTCGATCAGACCGTCTGTCCGTTCGACCACGCGCACGTCCTCGGCGACTTCCACCAGGCTGGAGCGCCGGAAGTCGAACAGGCGGTCGAGGCTGCAAAACGGGCGTGGGAGGAATGGTCGGAGATGCCGTGGGAAGCGCGCGCGGCCATCTTCCTGAAGGCGGCCGACCTGCTGGCAGGGCCGTGGCGCGACACGATCAACGCCGCGACGATGCTGAATCAGGCGAAGACAGTTCATCAGGCCGAGATCGATTCGGCGTGCGAGATGATCGACTTCTTCCGCTTCAACGCCGCGTACATGGAATTCATCTACCGCCAGCAGCCGCAGAGCTCGCCCGGCGTCTGGAACTACGTGGAGTATCGCGCGCTCGAGGGCTTCGTATTCGCGGTGACGCCGTTCAACTTCTCGTCGATCGCCGGCAATCTCCCGACGTCCGCCGCAATGATGGGTAACGTCGTTCTCTGGAAGCCGGCATCAACGGCGATCTACTCCGGCTACTGGTTCTACCGGATGATGGAAGAGGCAGGGCTCCCGCCCGGGGTGATCAACTTCCTTCCCGGCCACGGCCCCGACGTCGGCGATCCGGCTCTCGATCATCCCGATCTCGCGGGAGTTCATTTCACCGGCTCGACCGCGACCTTCCAGTCGATGTGGAAGCGGATCGGTGGAAACATCGCCCGATACAGGACCTACCCGCGCATCGTCGGCGAAACGGGAGGGAAGGATTTCGTCTTCGCCCATCCCTCGGCGGATCCGGTCGAGGTCGCGACCGCGCTCGTTCGCGGGGCATTCGAGTATCAGGGGCAGAAGTGCAGCGCGGCATCGCGGGCGTACATCCCGGCTTCGCTCTGGGACGAGGCTCGTGACTCGATGACCTCGCAGCTCGATGAGATCTCGATGGGCTCGCCGCTCGACTTTTCGAACTTCGTCTCCGCGGTCATCGATGCGAAATCCTTCGCGTCGATCAGAGACTACATCGAGCACGCGAAGAAGGAGGGGGCGGACATCATCGCCGGTGGCGGCTGCGACGACTCCACCGGATACTTCGTCGAGCCGACGGTGGTCGTCACGAAGGACCCGAAGTTCAAGCTCATGAAGGAAGAGATCTTCGGTCCAGTCCTTACGATTTACGTTTACGAAGATGACGAGATCGATGAGGCGCTCGAGCTCTGCGACACGACCTCCCCGTACGGACTCACGGGTGCCATCTTCGCGCGCGACCGTTATGCGATCGTCGAGATGATGCGAACGCTGCGACACACCGCCGGGAACTTCTACATCAACGACAAACCCACCGGAGCGGTCGTCGGACAGCAGCCCTTCGGCGGGTCTCGCGCTTCGGGGACCAACGACAAGGCGGGCTCCTACCTCAATCTCCTCCGCTGGACCTCGCAACGATCGATCAAAGAGACGTTTGTTCCCGCACGCCACTTTTCATACCCGTTCCTCGGGAAATAG
- a CDS encoding Smr/MutS family protein, which yields MDDEDRPDDDFPEVVEIPIEDFIDLHPFRPREIRDVVLDYLECAREKGFREVRLIHGKGIGVQRRIIRSLLEELDFVESFRDGGPGGGEWGATIVTLGIRD from the coding sequence ATGGACGACGAAGACCGACCCGATGATGACTTCCCCGAGGTCGTCGAGATTCCGATTGAGGACTTCATCGACCTCCATCCATTTCGACCGCGGGAGATTCGCGACGTCGTCCTCGACTATCTCGAGTGCGCTCGGGAAAAAGGGTTTCGCGAAGTCCGCCTTATCCACGGCAAGGGAATCGGGGTGCAGCGACGGATCATCCGGTCGCTGCTCGAGGAGCTCGACTTCGTCGAATCGTTTCGCGACGGCGGTCCGGGCGGCGGAGAGTGGGGGGCGACGATCGTGACTTTAGGGATTAGGGATTAG